In a genomic window of Tripterygium wilfordii isolate XIE 37 chromosome 8, ASM1340144v1, whole genome shotgun sequence:
- the LOC120003673 gene encoding uncharacterized protein LOC120003673 isoform X2, translating to MRRNSFGEDVSELIIGVEKVLIIRRMSYDVMRCILMNGCNITNVILLELSGNAEVKDGVFTGGNPPVARGEDPCSDIMTIFNILRKCKEEKKIDQKEREKEKKVE from the exons ATGCGTAGGAATAGCTTTGGTGAGGATGTCTCCGAGTTGATCATCGGTGTTGAG AAAGTGTTGATAATAAGAAGAATGAGCTATGATGTGATGAGATGCATACTTATGAATGGATGCAACATCACAAATGTAATCTT GCTCGAATTGTCAGGCAATGCAGAAGTCAAAGATGGAGTATTTACTGGTGGAAATCCTCCAGTTGCAAGAG GTGAAGATCCATGTTCCGATATCATGACAATTTTCAATATATTGCGGAAGTgtaaagaagagaagaagatagatcaaaaagagagagagaaggagaagaaagttgAATAG
- the LOC120003673 gene encoding uncharacterized protein LOC120003673 isoform X1 codes for MRRNSFGEDVSELIIGVEKVLIIRRMSYDVMRCILMNGCNITNVILASTSPIVAGVFCRLELSGNAEVKDGVFTGGNPPVARGEDPCSDIMTIFNILRKCKEEKKIDQKEREKEKKVE; via the exons ATGCGTAGGAATAGCTTTGGTGAGGATGTCTCCGAGTTGATCATCGGTGTTGAG AAAGTGTTGATAATAAGAAGAATGAGCTATGATGTGATGAGATGCATACTTATGAATGGATGCAACATCACAAATGTAATCTT AGCTTCTACCTCACCCATTGTTGCTGGTGTGTTTTGTAGGCTCGAATTGTCAGGCAATGCAGAAGTCAAAGATGGAGTATTTACTGGTGGAAATCCTCCAGTTGCAAGAG GTGAAGATCCATGTTCCGATATCATGACAATTTTCAATATATTGCGGAAGTgtaaagaagagaagaagatagatcaaaaagagagagagaaggagaagaaagttgAATAG
- the LOC120004161 gene encoding protein ALP1-like, which yields MDNNSDSSDDMIDTFQLQFLAVASEYDMITSSRNNYSRRGSVPCRTGALKGYDWVVDILNGNPVRCQESFRMHVHVFKSLCRVLRDDYGLECSTQVGITEMVAMFVFTLGHAQSNRDIGERFQHSGETISRLFHKVLQAVMKMSKDLIKPRGDQLNETPRYIREHTNLGYRICFKDCIGALDGTHIPAIVTPEKRQKYIGRKGVPTQNVLAVCDFDMFYTYVSAGWEGSAHDSRVLEHSLRHEILNFPKPPLGKYYLVDAGYANKTGFLAPYKGERYHVPVFQNGAPASGPREVFNKAHAKLRNVIERTFGVTKKKWRILGSMTSFDTKIQAKIVIACMTLHNFIKLNAEIDYDFNEIESMPVVEDEIMPEVVVENVVEDDEDNLLIDDANMAQFRDLVAQQLIII from the exons ATGGATAACAATAGTGACAGTAGTGATGATATGATTGATACATTCCAGCTTCAATTCCTTGCAGTAGCATCCGAATATGATATGATTACAAGTTCCAGGAACAATTACTCTCGTAGAGGAAGTGTTCCATGTCGAACTGGTGCTTTGAAGGGTTATGATTGGGTGGTTGACATCTTGAATGGTAACCCAGTTCGATGTCAAGAGTCATTTAGAATGCATGTCCACGTGTTTAAGAGCTTATGCAGGGTCCTTAGGGATGATTATGGATTAGAATGTTCCACTCAAGTTGGCATTACTGAGATGGTTGCAATGTTTGTCTTCACACTTGGACATGCTCAGTCAAACCGTGATATTGGGGAGCGTTTTCAACACTCAGGAGAGACAATCAGTCGCCTATTTCATAAGGTGTTACAAGCTGTAATGAAGATGTCTAAAGATCTAATCAAACCAAGAGGAGATCAGCTTAATGAAACCCCGAGATATATTAGGGAGCATACAAATTTAGGGTATCGCATATGTTTTAAGGACTGCATTGGTGCATTGGATGGGACACATATACCTGCTATTGTCACACCAGAGAAGAGACAAAAGTATATTGGGCGAAAAGGAGTCCCAACGCAAAATGTGCTAGCCGTATGCGACTTTGACATGTTTTATACCTATGTTTCAGCCGGATGGGAGGGATCTGCACATGACAGTCGGGTATTGGAACATTCCCTACGTCATGAGATTCTAAATTTTCCAAAACCCCCTCTAG GTAAGTATTATTTGGTGGACGCTGGATATGCAAATAAGACGGGTTTCTTGGCACCATACAAAGGGGAAAGGTACCATGTTCCGGTATTCCAGAATGGGGCTCCCGCATCTGGACCTCGTGAAGTGTTCAACAAAGCGCATGCTAAGCTAAGAAATGTCATCGAAAGGACATTTGGAGTTACCAAGAAGAAGTGGCGAATATTAGGGTCAATgacttcttttgataccaagaTACAGGCGAAGATTGTGATAGCGTGCATGACGcttcataattttattaaactcAATGCTGaaattgattatgattttaatGAAATTGAATCAATGCCTGTGGTCGAAGATGAGATCATGCCCGAGGTCGTGGTTGAAAATGTGGTAGAGGATGATGAAGACAATTTGCTCATTGACGACGCCAACATGGCACAATTCCGGGATTTGGTTGCACAACAACTCATCATCATATGA